In Strigops habroptila isolate Jane chromosome 2, bStrHab1.2.pri, whole genome shotgun sequence, one genomic interval encodes:
- the ARFIP2 gene encoding arfaptin-2 isoform X7, with product MRPALCRAATGARPKASSPPAPSKCTKQLISERFGRGSRTVDLELETQIELLRETKRKYESVLQLARALTSHFYSLVQTQHALGDAFADLSQKSPELQEEFGYNAETQKLLCKNGETLLGAVNFFVSSINTLVNKTMEDTLMTVKQYETARLEYDAYRTDLEELSMGPRDAGTLSRLDAAQSHFQSHKDKYEKLRADVAIKLKFLEENKVKVMHKQLLLFHNAISAYFAGNQQQLEQTLRQFNIKLKPPGAEKPSWLEEQ from the exons TGCACGAAGCAGCTCATCTCAGAGCGGTTTGGCCGCGGCTCCCGCACGGTGGACCTGGAGCTGGAGACACAGATCGAGCTGCTGCGGGAGACCAAGCGCAAGTACGAGAGCGTGCTGCAGCTGGCGCGGGCCCTCACCTCCCACTTCTACAGCCTGGTGCAGACGCAGCACGCGCTGGGGGACGCCTTTGCCGACCTCAGCCAGAAGTCACCGGAGCTCCAG GAGGAGTTTGGGTACAACGCGGAGACGCAGAAGCTGCTCTGCAAGAATGGGGAGACGCTGCTGGGTGCCGTCAACTTCTTCGTCTCCAGCATCAACACACTGGTCAACAAGACCATGGAGGATACGCTCATGACAGTCAAGCAGTACGAGACAGCCAG GCTGGAGTACGATGCGTACCGCACGGACCTGGAGGAGCTGAGCATGGGCCCGCGGGACGCCGGCACCTTGAGCCGCCTGGACGCAGCCCAGAGCCACTTCCAGAGCCACAAGGACAAGTACGAGAAGCTGCGGGCGGACGTGGCCATCAAGCTCAAGTTCCTGGAGGAGAACAAG GTGAAGGTGATGCacaagcagctcctgctcttccaCAACGCCATCTCCGCGTACTTCGCGGgcaaccagcagcagctggagcagacGCTCAGGCAGTTCAACATCAAGCTCAAGCCGCCGGGCGCCGAGAAGCCGTCGTGGCTGGAGGAGCAGTGA
- the LOC115604482 gene encoding FH2 domain-containing protein 1-like, translating to MGSPVPPPVPPPPPALPPPAGLSPGARLRALHWEPVPAWRVRGRRSVWAPPPAALPPLDLPRLRALFREPRGAVPGQRPAPAAALLEHKRSLALGVFLKQVKRPIEHIVRDIEEGIGAPYGAEKLLELSRLLPSAAEVARLRAHPGSPRQLPEPERFMVLLTRVPSYAQRLELLVLQEEFSPRLRALRGSIQTLAAAGAELMECEELHRILHLILSAGNHLNAGGYAGSAAGFRLASLLKLPDTKANEPGMDLLHFVAMEAARMDKTLLDFPDKLRHVGLASRIDEADVERELRRLSARLSGARGLSAAAPFLRAAEEELRAAWRALEQQQRAAAATLDFFCEEAAAGALPALCAVLHRFALGLRAAACDNGRREQAQRRRLQLQRERGKRHSIASCAAPRDTGPAAERRAPLTPQPPRRGSEPAPRHQEPPGPAPPAPAAGVGGEPPLGPSPEPPPPAAPRQGWALLRLLRRLAAGPGRGAPPS from the exons ATGGGCTCCCCGGTGCCgccgccggtgccgccgccccccccggcGCTGCCGCCCCCCGCGGGGCTGTCGCCGGGCGCGCGGCTGCGGGCGCTGCACTGGGAGCCGGTACCCGCCTGGCGGGTGCGGGGCCGCCGGTCGGTCtgggccccgccgcccgccgccctcCCGCCGCTGGACCTGCCGCGGCTCCGGGCGCTGTTCCGGGAGCCCCGCGGGGCCGTCCCGGGGCAGCGCCCGGCGCCCGCG GCCGCGCTGCTGGAGCACAAGCGGAGCCTCGCCCTCGGCGTCTTCCTCAAGCAGGTCAAGCG ccccatcgAGCACATCGTGCGGGACATCGAGGAGGGCATCGGGGCTCCGTACGGGGCAGAGAAGCTTCTGGAACTGTCCCGGCTGCTGCCCAGCGCCGCGGAG GTCGCCCGGTTGCGAGCGCACCCCGGCAGCCCCCGGCAGCTCCCCGAGCCAGAGCGCTTCATGGTGCTGCTGACCCGGGTCCCCAG CTACGCCCAGcgcctggagctgctggtgttgCAGGAGGAGTTTTCGCCCCGGCTCCGCGCCCTGCGCGGCTCCATCCAGACGCTGGCGGCTGCCGGTGCCG AGCTGATGGAGTGTGAGGAGCTGCACCGCATCCTGCACCTCATCCTGAGCGCCGGCAACCACCTGAACGCG ggcgGCTACGCCGGCAGCGCTGCTGGCTTCCGCCTTGCCTCGCTGCTCAAACTGCCCGACACCAAGGCCAACGAGCCCGGCATGGACCTGCTGCACTTTGTGGCCATG GAAGCAGCCCGGATGGACAAGACCCTCCTGGACTTCCCGGACAAGCTGCGGCACGTGGGCCTGGCCTCGCG CATCGACGAGGCCGATGTGGAGCGGGAGCTGCGGCGGCTCTCGGCGCGGCTCTCGGGGGCGCGCGGGCTCAGCGCGGCGGCGCCGTTCCTGCGCGCGGCCGAGGAGGAGCTGCGCGCGGCCTGGCGCgcgctggagcagcagcagcgcgcGGCCGCCGCCACGCTCGACTTCTTCTGCGAGGAGGCGGCAGCGGGCGCGCTCCCGGCGCTCTGCGCCGTCCTGCACCGCTTCGCGCTGGGGCTGCGCGCCGCCGCCTGCGACAACGGCCGCCGCGAGCAGGCGCAGCGCCGGCGGCTGCAGCTGCAGCGGGAGCGCGGGAAACGCCACTCCATAGCGTCCTGCGCCGCGCCGCGCGACACCGGCCCCGCCGCCGAGCGCCGCGCCCCGCTCACGCCGCAGCCCCCGCGCCGCGGCTCCGAGCCCGCCCCGCGCCACCAGgagccccccggccccgcgcccccagccccggccgccggggtggggggggagccCCCGCTCGGCCCCAGCCCCGAGCCGCCCcccccggccgccccccgccaAGGCTGGGCCCTGCTGCGCCTCCTGCGGCGCCTGGCGGCGGGGCCTGGCCGCGGGGCCCCCCCCAGCTGA
- the LOC115602334 gene encoding F-box/WD repeat-containing protein 7-like isoform X2, with translation MTCRRRPSSEEEARVSPGLQGDNKAPVPQVGAEEEAAGAGAWEPERAGSGGAGPGLEADVSGGRRAQEPLSSTGCGEQEEDEEEEDEEGSCYSEEGEDGGNVYFYYTIGERWIDYLQRTEDGGLLRHVRPKMKRKSENGLDGRALSPGKKLRKGSEYSRTLGPCTPSPTTTFGDLRNAKAGPARRRRIPSVAPPPELQDWLRTFQRWSGPEKLLALDELIDRCEPSQIKYMMQVIEPQFQRDFISLLPKELALYVLSFLEPRDLLRAAQTCRYWRVLAEDNLLWREKCREEGIEEPLNLRKRRLLSPGFMYSPWKFAFMRQHKIDMNWRSGELRAPKVLKGHDDHVITCLQFCGNRIVSGSDDNTLKVWSAVTGECVQTLVGHTGGVWSSQMRDSVVISGSTDRTLKVWNADTGECVHTLYGHTSTVRCMHLHGNRVVSGSRDATLRLWDIETGQCLHVLMGHVAAVRCVQYDGHKVVSGAYDYTVKVWDPESESCTHTLQGHTNRVYSLQFDGTHIVSGSLDTSIRVWDVESGNCLHTLMGHQSLTSGMELRDNILVSGNADSTVKIWDIKTGQCLQTLQGPSKHQSAVTCLQFSSKFVVTSSDDGTVKLWDLKTGEFVRNLVALESGGSGGVVWRIRASNTKLVCAVGSRNGTEETKLLVLDFDVDLK, from the exons ATGACTTGCAGGAGGAGACCAAGCAGCGAGGAAGAGGCGAGAGTGAGCCCTGGTCTGCAGGGGGACAACAAAGCTCCTGTGCCTCAG gtgggggctgaggaggaggcggcgggtGCGGGCGCCTGGGAGCCGGAGCGCGCCGGGAGCGGGGGCGCCGGGCCCGGGCTGGAGGCCGATGTCTCTGGTGGGCGGCGGGCACAGGAGCCGCTCAGCTCCACAGGCTGcggagagcaggaggaggatgaggaggaagaggatgaagaaggGAGCTGCTACAGCGAGGAAGGGGAGGATGGTGGCAACGTCTACTTCTACTACACCATTGGCGAGCGCTGGATCGACTACCTGCAGCGGACGGAGGATGGCGGCCTCCTCCGGCACGTGCGGCCCAAG ATGAAGAGAAAGTCAGAGAACGGTCTCGATGGCAGAGCCCTGTCCCCGGGCAAGAAGCTGCGCAAGGGCTCTGAATACAGCAG GACGCTGGGTCCCTGCACTCCCAGTCCCACCACCACCTTTGGGGACCTGCGCAACGCCAAGGcaggcccggcccggcgccgcCGCATCCCCTCGGTGGCCCCCCCGCCCGAGCTGCAGGACTGGCTCCGCACCTTCCAG CGGTGGAGCggcccagagaagctgcttgCCCTGGATGAGCTCATCGACCGCTGCGAGCCCTCCCAGATCAAGTACATGATGCAGGTCATTGAGCCACAGTTCCAGAGAGACTTTATTTCCCTGCTGCCCAAGGAG CTGGCACTCTACGTCCTCTCCTTTCTGGAGCCTCGGGACCTGCTCCGTGCTGCCCAGACCTGTCGCTACTGGAGGGTCTTGGCTGAAGACAACCTGCTGTGGAGAGAGAAGTGCCGTGAGGAAG GCATCGAGGAGCCCCTGAACCTGCGGAAGCGGCGCCTGCTCAGCCCTGGCTTCATGTACAGCCCCTGGAAATTCGCCTTCATGCGGCAGCACAAGATTGACATGAACTGGCGCAGCGGGGAGCTCCGAGCCCCCAAG GTGCTGAAGGGACACGACGACCATGTCATCACCTGCCTGCAGTTCTGCGGCAACCGCATCGTCAGTGGCTCTGACGACAACACGCTCAAAGTGTGGTCGGCTGTGACAGGGGAG TGCGTGCAGACGCTGGTGGGCCACACCGGCGGCGTGTGGTCGTCACAGATGAGGGACAGCGTCGTCATCAGCGGCTCCACGGACCGGACCCTCAAAGTGTGGAATGCGGACACAGGCGAGTGCGTGCACACGCTGTACGGGCACACGTCCACCGTGCGCTGCATGCACCTGCACGGCAACAG GGTGGTGAGCGGCTCTCGGGACGCGACGCTGCGCCTCTGGGACATCGAGACGGGGCAGTGCCTGCACGTGCTCATGGGGCACGTGGCCGCTGTGCGCTGCGTGCAGTACGACGGGCACAAGGTGGTGAGTGGTGCCTACGACTACACGGTGAAGGTGTGGGACCCCGAGAGCGAGAGCTGCACCCACACGCTGCAGGGGCACACGAACCGCGTCTACTCCCTGCAG TTCGATGGGACACACATCGTGAGCGGCTCCCTGGACACATCCATCCGCGTGTGGGACGTGGAGAGCGGGAACTGTCTGCACACCCTCATGGGGCACCAGTCGCTCACCAGCGGCATGGAACTGCGGGACAACATCCTCGTGTCTGGCAACGCCGACTCCACCGTCAAGATCTGGGACATCAAGACAGGCCAGTGCCTGCAGACGCTGCAGG GGCCCAGCAAGCACCAGAGCGCCGTGACCTGCCTGCAGTTCAGCTCCAAGTTCGTGGTGACCAGCTCCGACGACGGCACCGTCAAGCTCTGGGACCTGAAGACGGGCGAGTTCGTGCGCAACCTGGTGGCGCTGGagagcggcggcagcggcggcgtCGTGTGGCGCATCCGCGCCTCCAACACGAAGCTGGTGTGTGCCGTGGGCAGCCGCAACGGCACCGAGGAGACcaagctgctggtgctggactTCGATGTGGACCTCAAGTGA
- the LOC115602334 gene encoding F-box/WD repeat-containing protein 7-like isoform X1 — MSGPGPGAGPLDINRAGAAELQGALQGIGRRRARGIVRKREELKGFNSLDDLLLVKGITTRILELNSQRMTCRRRPSSEEEARVSPGLQGDNKAPVPQVGAEEEAAGAGAWEPERAGSGGAGPGLEADVSGGRRAQEPLSSTGCGEQEEDEEEEDEEGSCYSEEGEDGGNVYFYYTIGERWIDYLQRTEDGGLLRHVRPKMKRKSENGLDGRALSPGKKLRKGSEYSRTLGPCTPSPTTTFGDLRNAKAGPARRRRIPSVAPPPELQDWLRTFQRWSGPEKLLALDELIDRCEPSQIKYMMQVIEPQFQRDFISLLPKELALYVLSFLEPRDLLRAAQTCRYWRVLAEDNLLWREKCREEGIEEPLNLRKRRLLSPGFMYSPWKFAFMRQHKIDMNWRSGELRAPKVLKGHDDHVITCLQFCGNRIVSGSDDNTLKVWSAVTGECVQTLVGHTGGVWSSQMRDSVVISGSTDRTLKVWNADTGECVHTLYGHTSTVRCMHLHGNRVVSGSRDATLRLWDIETGQCLHVLMGHVAAVRCVQYDGHKVVSGAYDYTVKVWDPESESCTHTLQGHTNRVYSLQFDGTHIVSGSLDTSIRVWDVESGNCLHTLMGHQSLTSGMELRDNILVSGNADSTVKIWDIKTGQCLQTLQGPSKHQSAVTCLQFSSKFVVTSSDDGTVKLWDLKTGEFVRNLVALESGGSGGVVWRIRASNTKLVCAVGSRNGTEETKLLVLDFDVDLK, encoded by the exons atGTCGGGGCCGGGCCCCGGCGCGGGGCCGCTGGACATCAACCGCGCGGGCGCCGCGGAGCTGCAGGGCGCGCTGCAGGGCAtcggccgccgccgcgcccgcgGCATCGTGCGCAAGAGAGAG GAACTGAAAGGCTTCAACTCGCTGGATGATCTTCTCCTTGTCAAAGGCATCACCACCCGCATCTTGGAGCTCAACAGCCAGCGGATGACTTGCAGGAGGAGACCAAGCAGCGAGGAAGAGGCGAGAGTGAGCCCTGGTCTGCAGGGGGACAACAAAGCTCCTGTGCCTCAG gtgggggctgaggaggaggcggcgggtGCGGGCGCCTGGGAGCCGGAGCGCGCCGGGAGCGGGGGCGCCGGGCCCGGGCTGGAGGCCGATGTCTCTGGTGGGCGGCGGGCACAGGAGCCGCTCAGCTCCACAGGCTGcggagagcaggaggaggatgaggaggaagaggatgaagaaggGAGCTGCTACAGCGAGGAAGGGGAGGATGGTGGCAACGTCTACTTCTACTACACCATTGGCGAGCGCTGGATCGACTACCTGCAGCGGACGGAGGATGGCGGCCTCCTCCGGCACGTGCGGCCCAAG ATGAAGAGAAAGTCAGAGAACGGTCTCGATGGCAGAGCCCTGTCCCCGGGCAAGAAGCTGCGCAAGGGCTCTGAATACAGCAG GACGCTGGGTCCCTGCACTCCCAGTCCCACCACCACCTTTGGGGACCTGCGCAACGCCAAGGcaggcccggcccggcgccgcCGCATCCCCTCGGTGGCCCCCCCGCCCGAGCTGCAGGACTGGCTCCGCACCTTCCAG CGGTGGAGCggcccagagaagctgcttgCCCTGGATGAGCTCATCGACCGCTGCGAGCCCTCCCAGATCAAGTACATGATGCAGGTCATTGAGCCACAGTTCCAGAGAGACTTTATTTCCCTGCTGCCCAAGGAG CTGGCACTCTACGTCCTCTCCTTTCTGGAGCCTCGGGACCTGCTCCGTGCTGCCCAGACCTGTCGCTACTGGAGGGTCTTGGCTGAAGACAACCTGCTGTGGAGAGAGAAGTGCCGTGAGGAAG GCATCGAGGAGCCCCTGAACCTGCGGAAGCGGCGCCTGCTCAGCCCTGGCTTCATGTACAGCCCCTGGAAATTCGCCTTCATGCGGCAGCACAAGATTGACATGAACTGGCGCAGCGGGGAGCTCCGAGCCCCCAAG GTGCTGAAGGGACACGACGACCATGTCATCACCTGCCTGCAGTTCTGCGGCAACCGCATCGTCAGTGGCTCTGACGACAACACGCTCAAAGTGTGGTCGGCTGTGACAGGGGAG TGCGTGCAGACGCTGGTGGGCCACACCGGCGGCGTGTGGTCGTCACAGATGAGGGACAGCGTCGTCATCAGCGGCTCCACGGACCGGACCCTCAAAGTGTGGAATGCGGACACAGGCGAGTGCGTGCACACGCTGTACGGGCACACGTCCACCGTGCGCTGCATGCACCTGCACGGCAACAG GGTGGTGAGCGGCTCTCGGGACGCGACGCTGCGCCTCTGGGACATCGAGACGGGGCAGTGCCTGCACGTGCTCATGGGGCACGTGGCCGCTGTGCGCTGCGTGCAGTACGACGGGCACAAGGTGGTGAGTGGTGCCTACGACTACACGGTGAAGGTGTGGGACCCCGAGAGCGAGAGCTGCACCCACACGCTGCAGGGGCACACGAACCGCGTCTACTCCCTGCAG TTCGATGGGACACACATCGTGAGCGGCTCCCTGGACACATCCATCCGCGTGTGGGACGTGGAGAGCGGGAACTGTCTGCACACCCTCATGGGGCACCAGTCGCTCACCAGCGGCATGGAACTGCGGGACAACATCCTCGTGTCTGGCAACGCCGACTCCACCGTCAAGATCTGGGACATCAAGACAGGCCAGTGCCTGCAGACGCTGCAGG GGCCCAGCAAGCACCAGAGCGCCGTGACCTGCCTGCAGTTCAGCTCCAAGTTCGTGGTGACCAGCTCCGACGACGGCACCGTCAAGCTCTGGGACCTGAAGACGGGCGAGTTCGTGCGCAACCTGGTGGCGCTGGagagcggcggcagcggcggcgtCGTGTGGCGCATCCGCGCCTCCAACACGAAGCTGGTGTGTGCCGTGGGCAGCCGCAACGGCACCGAGGAGACcaagctgctggtgctggactTCGATGTGGACCTCAAGTGA
- the RRP8 gene encoding ribosomal RNA-processing protein 8 isoform X1, with protein sequence MFAEQEWNDGPEGPARALPGSRGAPEGPGRPGPAAGRRRRRRRPGGDGETPRRRPGDGVRRRSGQRPDTDRAGERPSTEPAAPAAAEPARRLSRRQRRKRRREEQEEQQLPAGPAAPAAAPLGRAAALRARMEERLLAARFRYINQQLYTSSSREAAQLFRDDPEAFEIYHRGFTQQVGRWPENPVQRIVRVLRRRPASLVVADFGCGDCKLAKSIKNKVHSFDLVPLSPQVTVCDMAKVPLADQTVDVAVFCLALMGTNLQEILEEANRVLKPGGTLLVAEVASRFEDMRAFMSAMAQLGFKSVSKDLSSAFFHLLEFSKAGSPRGRPAPGLRLRPCLYKRR encoded by the exons ATGTTCGCGGAGCAGGAGTGGAACGACGGCCCCGAGGGTCCCGCCCGGGCCCTGCCGGGGTCCCGCGGCGCCCCCGAGGGCCCGGGCCGGCCG GGCCCCgcggcggggaggcggcggcggcggcggcggccggggggTGACGGCGAGACCCCGCGGAGGCGGCCCGGGGACGGGGTGCGGCGGCGGAGCGGGCAGCGCCCAGACACAG ACAGGGCCGGGGAGCGGCCGAGCACGGAGCCCGCGGCACCGGCGGCCGCGGAACCGGCGCGGAGGCTGagccggcggcagcggcggaAGCGGCGCcgggaggagcaggaggagcagcagctccctgcgGGACCGGCGGCACCGGCAGCGGCTCCGCTGGGGCGGGCGGCGGCTCTGCGCGCCCGGATGGAGGAGCGGCTGCTGGCCGCCCGGTTCCGGTACATCAACCAGCAGCTCTACACGTCCAGCAGCCGGGAAGCAGCGCAGCTCTTCCGGGACGACCCCGAAGCCTTCGAGATCTACCACCGCGGCTTCACTCAGCAAGTGGGGCGCTGGCCCGAGAACCCGGTGCAGCGCATCGTGCGCGTCCTGCGGCGGCG GCCCGCCTCGCTCGTGGTGGCGGATTTCGGGTGCGGGGACTGCAAACTCGCCAAGAGCATCAAGAACAAGGTTCACTCCTTTGACCTGGTGCCACTCAGCCCGCAGGTCACCGTCTGTGACATGGCCAAG GTGCCTTTGGCGGACCAGACGGTGGACGTTGCAGTGTTCTGCCTGGCGCTGATGGGCACCAACCTGCAGGAGATCCTGGAAGAGGCCAACCGGGTGCTGAAGCCGGG GGGCACCCTGTTGGTGGCCGAGGTGGCCAGCCGCTTCGAGGACATGCGAGCCTTCATGAGCGCCATGGCTCAGCTGGGCTTCAAAAGTGTCTCCAAG GACCTCTCCAGCGCCTTCTTCCACCTGCTCGAGTTCTCCAAGGCCGGGTccccccgcggccgccccgcgcCAGGGCTGCGCCTGCGGCCCTGCCTCTACAAGCGCCGGTAG
- the RRP8 gene encoding ribosomal RNA-processing protein 8 isoform X2, whose amino-acid sequence MFAEQEWNDGPEGPARALPGSRGAPEGPGRPGPAAGRRRRRRRPGGDGETPRRRPGDGVRRRSGQRPDTDRAGERPSTEPAAPAAAEPARRLSRRQRRKRRREEQEEQQLPAGPAAPAAAPLGRAAALRARMEERLLAARFRYINQQLYTSSSREAAQLFRDDPEAFEIYHRGFTQQVGRWPENPVQRIVRVLRRRPASLVVADFGCGDCKLAKSIKNKVPLADQTVDVAVFCLALMGTNLQEILEEANRVLKPGGTLLVAEVASRFEDMRAFMSAMAQLGFKSVSKDLSSAFFHLLEFSKAGSPRGRPAPGLRLRPCLYKRR is encoded by the exons ATGTTCGCGGAGCAGGAGTGGAACGACGGCCCCGAGGGTCCCGCCCGGGCCCTGCCGGGGTCCCGCGGCGCCCCCGAGGGCCCGGGCCGGCCG GGCCCCgcggcggggaggcggcggcggcggcggcggccggggggTGACGGCGAGACCCCGCGGAGGCGGCCCGGGGACGGGGTGCGGCGGCGGAGCGGGCAGCGCCCAGACACAG ACAGGGCCGGGGAGCGGCCGAGCACGGAGCCCGCGGCACCGGCGGCCGCGGAACCGGCGCGGAGGCTGagccggcggcagcggcggaAGCGGCGCcgggaggagcaggaggagcagcagctccctgcgGGACCGGCGGCACCGGCAGCGGCTCCGCTGGGGCGGGCGGCGGCTCTGCGCGCCCGGATGGAGGAGCGGCTGCTGGCCGCCCGGTTCCGGTACATCAACCAGCAGCTCTACACGTCCAGCAGCCGGGAAGCAGCGCAGCTCTTCCGGGACGACCCCGAAGCCTTCGAGATCTACCACCGCGGCTTCACTCAGCAAGTGGGGCGCTGGCCCGAGAACCCGGTGCAGCGCATCGTGCGCGTCCTGCGGCGGCG GCCCGCCTCGCTCGTGGTGGCGGATTTCGGGTGCGGGGACTGCAAACTCGCCAAGAGCATCAAGAACAAG GTGCCTTTGGCGGACCAGACGGTGGACGTTGCAGTGTTCTGCCTGGCGCTGATGGGCACCAACCTGCAGGAGATCCTGGAAGAGGCCAACCGGGTGCTGAAGCCGGG GGGCACCCTGTTGGTGGCCGAGGTGGCCAGCCGCTTCGAGGACATGCGAGCCTTCATGAGCGCCATGGCTCAGCTGGGCTTCAAAAGTGTCTCCAAG GACCTCTCCAGCGCCTTCTTCCACCTGCTCGAGTTCTCCAAGGCCGGGTccccccgcggccgccccgcgcCAGGGCTGCGCCTGCGGCCCTGCCTCTACAAGCGCCGGTAG